A genomic window from Canis aureus isolate CA01 chromosome 2, VMU_Caureus_v.1.0, whole genome shotgun sequence includes:
- the ZFYVE28 gene encoding lateral signaling target protein 2 homolog isoform X7, with amino-acid sequence MMNRFRKWLYKPKRSDPQLLAQFYYADEELNQVAAELDSLDGRKDPQRCTLLVSQFRSCQDNVLNIINQIMDVCIPQDRAPRDFCVKFPEEIRHDNLAGQLWFGAECLAAGSIIMNRELESMAMRPLAKELTRSLEDVRGTLRDQALRDLNTYTEKMREALRHFDVLFAEFELSYVSAMVPVKSPREYYVQQEVIVLFCETVERALDFGYLTQDMIDDYEPALMFTIPRLAIVWSSGPFPPALLCARRNNTPGGSLASLALSQLVYGQPWWPSGLAPPLAWGVILESHVGMESRDGVPRRAPCMEPASLPLLVSLPLSLNLSLLSK; translated from the exons AGATCGGACCCACAGCTGCTCGCCCAGTTCTACTATGCAGATGAGGAGCTGAACCAGGTGGCGGCTGAGCTGGACAGTCTGGACGGGCGCAAGGACCCGCAACGGTGCACGCTGCTTGTCAGCCAGTTTCGCTCTTGCCAG GACAATGTGTTAAACATCATTAACCAGATCATGGACGTGTGCATCCCACAGGACCGAGCCCCACGGGATTTCTGTGTCAAGTTCCCCGAGGAGATCCGGCATGACAATCTGGCGGGCCAGCTGTGGTTCGGTGCCGAG TGCCTGGCTGCCGGCTCCATCATCATGAACCGTGAGCTGGAGAGCATGGCCATGCGGCCGCTGGCCAAGGAGCTGACCCGCAGCCTGGAGGATGTACGGGGCACCCTCCGTGACCAGGCGCTGCGGGACCTCAACACCTACACGGAGAAGATGAGGGAGGCCCTGAGGCACTTCGACGTCCTGTTTGCCGAGTTTGAACTGAG CTACGTCTCGGCCATGGTGCCCGTGAAGTCCCCCAGGGAGTACTATGTGCAGCAGGAGGTCATCGTGCTCTTCTGCGAGACCGTGGAGAG GGCCCTGGACTTCGGGTACCTGACCCAGGACATGATTGATGACTACGAGCCTGCCCTCATGTTCACCATCCCCAGGTTGGCCATCGTGTG GAGCTCCGGCCCCTTCCCACCTGCCCTACTCTGCGCTCGCAGGAACAACACACCCGGAGGTAGCCTGGCATCTCTGGCCCTATCACAG CTGgtttatgggcagccctggtggcccagcggtttggcgccacctctggcctggggtgtgatcctggagtcccacgtcgggatggagtcccgggatggagtcccacgtcgggctccctgcatggagcctgcttctctccctttgcttgtgtctctgcctctctctctcaatttgtctctcctgagtaaataa
- the ZFYVE28 gene encoding lateral signaling target protein 2 homolog isoform X10 — translation MMNRFRKWLYKPKRSDPQLLAQFYYADEELNQVAAELDSLDGRKDPQRCTLLVSQFRSCQDNVLNIINQIMDVCIPQDRAPRDFCVKFPEEIRHDNLAGQLWFGAECLAAGSIIMNRELESMAMRPLAKELTRSLEDVRGTLRDQALRDLNTYTEKMREALRHFDVLFAEFELSYVSAMVPVKSPREYYVQQEVIVLFCETVERALDFGYLTQDMIDDYEPALMFTIPRLAIVWNNTPGGSLASLALSQWPRGLCGRTSQLGPQGRRHV, via the exons AGATCGGACCCACAGCTGCTCGCCCAGTTCTACTATGCAGATGAGGAGCTGAACCAGGTGGCGGCTGAGCTGGACAGTCTGGACGGGCGCAAGGACCCGCAACGGTGCACGCTGCTTGTCAGCCAGTTTCGCTCTTGCCAG GACAATGTGTTAAACATCATTAACCAGATCATGGACGTGTGCATCCCACAGGACCGAGCCCCACGGGATTTCTGTGTCAAGTTCCCCGAGGAGATCCGGCATGACAATCTGGCGGGCCAGCTGTGGTTCGGTGCCGAG TGCCTGGCTGCCGGCTCCATCATCATGAACCGTGAGCTGGAGAGCATGGCCATGCGGCCGCTGGCCAAGGAGCTGACCCGCAGCCTGGAGGATGTACGGGGCACCCTCCGTGACCAGGCGCTGCGGGACCTCAACACCTACACGGAGAAGATGAGGGAGGCCCTGAGGCACTTCGACGTCCTGTTTGCCGAGTTTGAACTGAG CTACGTCTCGGCCATGGTGCCCGTGAAGTCCCCCAGGGAGTACTATGTGCAGCAGGAGGTCATCGTGCTCTTCTGCGAGACCGTGGAGAG GGCCCTGGACTTCGGGTACCTGACCCAGGACATGATTGATGACTACGAGCCTGCCCTCATGTTCACCATCCCCAGGTTGGCCATCGTGTG GAACAACACACCCGGAGGTAGCCTGGCATCTCTGGCCCTATCACAG TGGCCTCGTGGTCTATGCGGACGGACCTCTCAACTTGGACCGCAAGGCAGAAGACATGTCTGA
- the ZFYVE28 gene encoding lateral signaling target protein 2 homolog isoform X8 → MMNRFRKWLYKPKRSDPQLLAQFYYADEELNQVAAELDSLDGRKDPQRCTLLVSQFRSCQDNVLNIINQIMDVCIPQDRAPRDFCVKFPEEIRHDNLAGQLWFGAECLAAGSIIMNRELESMAMRPLAKELTRSLEDVRGTLRDQALRDLNTYTEKMREALRHFDVLFAEFELSYVSAMVPVKSPREYYVQQEVIVLFCETVERALDFGYLTQDMIDDYEPALMFTIPRLAIVWNNTPGGSLASLALSQLVYGQPWWPSGLAPPLAWGVILESHVGMESRDGVPRRAPCMEPASLPLLVSLPLSLNLSLLSK, encoded by the exons AGATCGGACCCACAGCTGCTCGCCCAGTTCTACTATGCAGATGAGGAGCTGAACCAGGTGGCGGCTGAGCTGGACAGTCTGGACGGGCGCAAGGACCCGCAACGGTGCACGCTGCTTGTCAGCCAGTTTCGCTCTTGCCAG GACAATGTGTTAAACATCATTAACCAGATCATGGACGTGTGCATCCCACAGGACCGAGCCCCACGGGATTTCTGTGTCAAGTTCCCCGAGGAGATCCGGCATGACAATCTGGCGGGCCAGCTGTGGTTCGGTGCCGAG TGCCTGGCTGCCGGCTCCATCATCATGAACCGTGAGCTGGAGAGCATGGCCATGCGGCCGCTGGCCAAGGAGCTGACCCGCAGCCTGGAGGATGTACGGGGCACCCTCCGTGACCAGGCGCTGCGGGACCTCAACACCTACACGGAGAAGATGAGGGAGGCCCTGAGGCACTTCGACGTCCTGTTTGCCGAGTTTGAACTGAG CTACGTCTCGGCCATGGTGCCCGTGAAGTCCCCCAGGGAGTACTATGTGCAGCAGGAGGTCATCGTGCTCTTCTGCGAGACCGTGGAGAG GGCCCTGGACTTCGGGTACCTGACCCAGGACATGATTGATGACTACGAGCCTGCCCTCATGTTCACCATCCCCAGGTTGGCCATCGTGTG GAACAACACACCCGGAGGTAGCCTGGCATCTCTGGCCCTATCACAG CTGgtttatgggcagccctggtggcccagcggtttggcgccacctctggcctggggtgtgatcctggagtcccacgtcgggatggagtcccgggatggagtcccacgtcgggctccctgcatggagcctgcttctctccctttgcttgtgtctctgcctctctctctcaatttgtctctcctgagtaaataa
- the ZFYVE28 gene encoding lateral signaling target protein 2 homolog isoform X9, with protein sequence MMNRFRKWLYKPKRSDPQLLAQFYYADEELNQVAAELDSLDGRKDPQRCTLLVSQFRSCQDNVLNIINQIMDVCIPQDRAPRDFCVKFPEEIRHDNLAGQLWFGAECLAAGSIIMNRELESMAMRPLAKELTRSLEDVRGTLRDQALRDLNTYTEKMREALRHFDVLFAEFELSYVSAMVPVKSPREYYVQQEVIVLFCETVERALDFGYLTQDMIDDYEPALMFTIPRLAIVWSSGPFPPALLCARRNNTPGGSLASLALSQWPRGLCGRTSQLGPQGRRHV encoded by the exons AGATCGGACCCACAGCTGCTCGCCCAGTTCTACTATGCAGATGAGGAGCTGAACCAGGTGGCGGCTGAGCTGGACAGTCTGGACGGGCGCAAGGACCCGCAACGGTGCACGCTGCTTGTCAGCCAGTTTCGCTCTTGCCAG GACAATGTGTTAAACATCATTAACCAGATCATGGACGTGTGCATCCCACAGGACCGAGCCCCACGGGATTTCTGTGTCAAGTTCCCCGAGGAGATCCGGCATGACAATCTGGCGGGCCAGCTGTGGTTCGGTGCCGAG TGCCTGGCTGCCGGCTCCATCATCATGAACCGTGAGCTGGAGAGCATGGCCATGCGGCCGCTGGCCAAGGAGCTGACCCGCAGCCTGGAGGATGTACGGGGCACCCTCCGTGACCAGGCGCTGCGGGACCTCAACACCTACACGGAGAAGATGAGGGAGGCCCTGAGGCACTTCGACGTCCTGTTTGCCGAGTTTGAACTGAG CTACGTCTCGGCCATGGTGCCCGTGAAGTCCCCCAGGGAGTACTATGTGCAGCAGGAGGTCATCGTGCTCTTCTGCGAGACCGTGGAGAG GGCCCTGGACTTCGGGTACCTGACCCAGGACATGATTGATGACTACGAGCCTGCCCTCATGTTCACCATCCCCAGGTTGGCCATCGTGTG GAGCTCCGGCCCCTTCCCACCTGCCCTACTCTGCGCTCGCAGGAACAACACACCCGGAGGTAGCCTGGCATCTCTGGCCCTATCACAG TGGCCTCGTGGTCTATGCGGACGGACCTCTCAACTTGGACCGCAAGGCAGAAGACATGTCTGA